The Henckelia pumila isolate YLH828 chromosome 2, ASM3356847v2, whole genome shotgun sequence genome includes a window with the following:
- the LOC140882702 gene encoding COP9 signalosome complex subunit 3 yields the protein MNLNMNSVESVVAQILGLSGDNNELTQLSSFLKQSEELLHTESSRLAPLLNELDPSIHSLGYLYILDACTSVPVSKEQVNEIVLSISRFINVCAAEQIRMAPDKFISICKRFKDQVMLLQDPMRGVAPMLKALRKLQSSSEHLTTLHPDYLLLCLLSKFYKSGLSVLYDDIFEVEQPRDLLLYCYYGGIICIGQKQFLKALELLHNVVTAPMSIISAIAVEAYKKYILVSLVHLGQFSTSFPKYTSSAAQRNLKNFSQPYLELVSSYSTGKISELETFVQANKDKFECDKNLGLVKQVVSSMYKRNIQRLTQTYLTLSLQDIANTVQLNSPKEAEMHVLQMIQDGEIYATINQKDGMVRFLEDPEQYRTCEMIDRIDSSIRRAMTLSKKLTTMNELMSCDLSYLGKVGKEQKRFDFDDFDTVPSKFNI from the exons ATGAATCTGAACATGAACTCCGTGGAATCGGTGGTGGCTCAAATCCTAGGGCTTTCCGGCGACAACAACGAGCTAACTCAGCTCTCCAGCTTCTTAAAACAGTCCGAAGAGTTGCTTCACACTGAATCGAGTCGCCTCGCTCCTCTACTTAACGAACTCGACCCCTCGATACACTCCCTTGGCTACCTCTACATCCT GGATGCGTGCACTTCGGTACCAGTTTCGAAAGAACAAGTGAATGAGATTGTGCTTTCCATATCCAGGTTTATAAATGTCTGTGCTGCAGAGCAAATTCGGATGGCGCCTGATAAAT TTATATCTATTTGTAAAAGGTTTAAGGACCAAGTTATGCTTCTTCAAGATCCCATGAGAGGTGTGGCTCCAATGTTGAAAGCTTTGCGGAAGCTTCAATCGTCATCCGAACATTTGACAACTTTACATCCGGATTATCTTCTTCTCTGTTTATTGTCAAAATTCTATAAATCCGGTCTTTCTGTTTTGTATGATGACATATTTGAGGTTGAGCAACCACGCGATCTTCTACTATACTGCTATTATGG GGGTATAATATGCATTGGACAAAAGCAATTTCTGAAAGCCCTGGAGCTACTGCACAAT GTTGTAACTGCACCTATGTCCATTATAAGTGCTATAGCAGTTGAAGCCTACAAAAAATACATATTGGTGTCTCTTGTTCATCTGGGGCAG TTCTCGACCAGTTTCCCCAAGTATACTTCTTCAGCTGCCCAAAGGAATCTGAAAAACTTTTCTCAG CCATACCTTGAGTTGGTGAGTAGTTATAGCACTGGAAAAATATCAGAGCTTGAGACTTTTGTTCAGGCTAACAAGGACAAATTTGAATGT GACAAAAATCTTGGATTGGTAAAGCAAGTAGTGTCTTCTATGTATAAACGCAATATTCAGAGGTTGACACAGACATACCTCACGCTATCCCTCCAAGATATAGCAAATACTGTCCAACTAAATAGTCCCAAGGAGGCCGAGATGCATGTACTTCAAATG ATCCAGGATGGTGAAATTTATGCAACGATTAACCAGAAGGATGGGATGGTTAGATTCCTGGAGGATCCTGAGCAATACAGAACGTGTGAGATGATTGACCGAATTGACTCCTCAATCCGGAG GGCTATGACACTGTCGAAGAAGCTAACGACCATGAATGAACTCATGTCATGTGATCTTTCTTATCTTGGAAAG GTGGGAAAAGAGCAGAagagatttgattttgatgattttgatacCGTGCCTTCGAAGTTCAACATATGA